From Treponema sp. OMZ 787:
GACAAATTTCTATAAAATCATCAAAATAAAAATCATGAAATTGTTAATCTATTATTCGTGTTTTGTAAAAAAGTTTTTGTTGTTATCATGTTTTTTTCTTGTTTCGGCATTCGGTTTTGCAGATTTTACATTTGAGCTAAATCTTCAGCCTTTTAAAAATGCGGAATTCTTTGCTGATGATCAAAAAGTTGTCCCTAAGCTTCTATCTTCTGATAAGACCTTGGGCCTTTTGCAGTTTAGCTTAAAAGATTCGGCTCGTACTCTTGTTATAAAAAAGGAAGGCTTCCGTATTCAGACTTTGGATTTGACTTCAATTCAAAACAAAAAAGCCTTTTTAGTCCTTTCTCCGGTAAATTCAAAATACGATGTAGTTAAGGTTTTTCCTACAGGAAAAAAGCCTAAGAGCGTAACCTTTGTAAACAATAATACCGTTGCAGCAGCCCTTCTTGACGGATCGGGCATCGATATTATAAATATTGAAACCGGAAATACAAAAAGAATTTCGCCCCCAAAAGAATATGCCGAAAAATTCGGCTTTGTAGAATCGCTTGTGTTAAAACACAAAAACGAATTATGGGTCAGTCAGATGCCTACGGCTTCAATTCACATCTTTGATCTTACGTCTTTTGAATATAAAAGGACTATAAAGACTTCAGGCACTTGGAGTAAGGTCATGGCCTATAATGCCGCCCTTGACAAGGTATATTTGAGTAACTGGACCTCACAGGATATAAGCATCATCGATCCTTCAACTTATAAAGAAGAAAAAAAGATAAAAACTAAGGCCGTACCGAGGGGAATGGCTTTTTCGCAAGACGGAAAATTTATCTACTGTGCCCAATTCGAAGATGCGGCCGGCAATTCCCAATGTAAACTTATCAAAAAATCTTTGTCCGATTATAAGACCGTTTACGAGGGCGGGGTAAGGGGAGCAAAGCGGCATATCGTTACAGACTATGAACGCAAACTCATCTATGTTTCCGATATGAGGAACAAGATTGTTGAGGTTTATTCAAGCGAAAAGGATGAACTTGTTGCAAGTATCAAGGTTTTTGATAATCCAAACACAATTCAGCTCTCACCCGATAAAAAACTCCTCTATGTTTCATGCAGGGGACCGAATAATCCTGAGAAGGGATATTTGTACAAGGGCCATGTTTTCGGCCGTCTCGATATAATCGACACAAAGACCCTTACCCGTATCGAAAGCATTGAAGCCGGAAATCAGCCTACAGGTTTGGATGTTTCCCCCGACGGAAAAAAAATAGTCTTATCCGATTTTTTGGATAATCGAATAAGGGTGTATGAACTAAGACCCTCACTACTTGAATAAGAAGTTTTTTTTAGTTTAGAATAGAATAAGCAAGGAGAACTTATGGAATATAGAAATGCTAATATCGATGATATTAAGATGGTTGCTGAGCTTCAAAAAAGGTATCATGTGTCTACCGTGAGTGAAGAAGATAAAAAAGACGGTTTTGTAACTACAGAATTTACCTATGAGCAATTTAAGGCTATTATCGAAAAAGAAAACGGATTGACCATAGCCTGCGACAATGGAAAGGTTGTTGCCTATGCTATGGCCGCTTCTTGGGATTTTTGGTCGGCTTGG
This genomic window contains:
- a CDS encoding YncE family protein; its protein translation is MKLLIYYSCFVKKFLLLSCFFLVSAFGFADFTFELNLQPFKNAEFFADDQKVVPKLLSSDKTLGLLQFSLKDSARTLVIKKEGFRIQTLDLTSIQNKKAFLVLSPVNSKYDVVKVFPTGKKPKSVTFVNNNTVAAALLDGSGIDIINIETGNTKRISPPKEYAEKFGFVESLVLKHKNELWVSQMPTASIHIFDLTSFEYKRTIKTSGTWSKVMAYNAALDKVYLSNWTSQDISIIDPSTYKEEKKIKTKAVPRGMAFSQDGKFIYCAQFEDAAGNSQCKLIKKSLSDYKTVYEGGVRGAKRHIVTDYERKLIYVSDMRNKIVEVYSSEKDELVASIKVFDNPNTIQLSPDKKLLYVSCRGPNNPEKGYLYKGHVFGRLDIIDTKTLTRIESIEAGNQPTGLDVSPDGKKIVLSDFLDNRIRVYELRPSLLE